A genomic segment from Nitrospira sp. encodes:
- a CDS encoding MBL-fold metallo-hydrolase superfamily: MIFEQLNAHACRTYLIGDAKNQEAVLVDPVLEGVDEYLRILEQKKLRLTHVIDTHTHADHLSGGAALKDRTGCEYVMHVKAPARCVTFHVTDGFECRLGNVPVKVMATPGHTKDSLTLVLPDRVLTGDVLFLDDAGAGRTDLPGGDAGEHWDSIQRILGLPEQLIVYPGHEYRNRQPSSLKDQKLRNPNLTPRTKREYVDYLEGLKLGPAEWMKDVLKANYACAQDPKAAWIPVDVPACEVKGTMDIGANDQQVAGIPAEEVKRELDAGVRVLLLDVRDPRELTEELGHITGVINIPVTTLSHRLPELEKYRDQQIITVCKSGGRAHTAAQILMQAGFPKVHVMVGGMQGWKRAGYQSAR, from the coding sequence ATGATTTTCGAGCAGCTCAATGCCCATGCCTGCCGGACGTATCTTATCGGAGACGCGAAGAATCAGGAGGCGGTGCTGGTCGACCCGGTTCTTGAGGGTGTCGACGAGTACCTGAGAATATTAGAACAAAAGAAGCTTCGGCTCACCCATGTTATCGATACGCATACCCATGCGGATCATCTCTCGGGGGGAGCGGCCCTCAAGGACCGGACGGGCTGCGAGTACGTCATGCACGTCAAGGCACCGGCCCGGTGTGTCACGTTCCACGTCACGGACGGATTCGAGTGCCGTCTCGGCAATGTCCCCGTGAAAGTCATGGCCACTCCCGGACACACCAAGGACAGCCTGACACTGGTGTTACCCGACCGTGTCCTGACCGGTGACGTGCTCTTTCTGGACGACGCGGGCGCGGGGCGCACAGATCTGCCCGGCGGCGATGCCGGGGAACATTGGGACAGCATTCAGCGGATTCTCGGGCTCCCCGAGCAGTTGATCGTGTACCCAGGGCATGAGTATCGCAACCGCCAGCCTTCGAGCCTCAAGGACCAGAAGCTACGGAACCCTAATTTAACACCTCGCACCAAGCGGGAGTACGTTGATTATCTGGAGGGGTTGAAACTCGGTCCCGCCGAATGGATGAAGGATGTCCTGAAAGCAAACTACGCGTGCGCGCAGGATCCTAAGGCGGCCTGGATACCGGTGGATGTGCCTGCCTGCGAGGTCAAAGGCACGATGGACATCGGCGCCAACGATCAGCAGGTGGCCGGTATTCCCGCAGAGGAGGTCAAGCGCGAACTGGATGCGGGAGTCCGAGTCTTGCTCCTCGACGTGCGGGACCCCCGCGAGCTCACGGAAGAGCTCGGTCACATCACCGGAGTGATCAACATCCCGGTGACCACACTGTCGCATCGGCTCCCCGAGTTGGAGAAGTATCGTGACCAGCAGATCATCACGGTCTGCAAATCAGGCGGCCGGGCCCACACGGCCGCGCAGATTCTCATGCAAGCTGGTTTTCCCAAGGTGCATGTGATGGTGGGTGGGATGCAGGGATGGAAACGGGCGGGGTATCAGAGTGCAAGGTGA
- a CDS encoding 2-oxoglutarate dehydrogenase E1 component has product MNQQPPLFNPANCAFVEELYDAFLRDASSVSTTWRGYFENLGREGNAPDIDRAPSIEGIGSLSSDTLVEQQDRVTQLVHAYLVRGYTAAKIDPLEQPRPVHPELTPELYGFTEADLDRHFSTHGVVETGTLTLREILERLRATYCGSIGVQFMHIDDGERRTWLRQRMERTLNRVHLKRDEQIRILKRLTDAVIFEEFIQQKYPGAKSFSLEGAEGVIPLLDLAIETAGEHGVEEIVLAMAHRGRLNVLANIVGKRPREIFHEFEDATDPLPEGRGDVKYHLGHSTDWTTASGRTVHLSLCFNPSHLEFVNPVALGRVRAKQDRAGDAARERIMALLIHGDASFAGEGVVQESLNLSRLEGYSTGGALHVVINNQIGFTTSPEDARSSPCATDVAKMLQIPIFHVNGEDPEAVAQVVRFAMDFRRTFRSDVVIDMYCFRRHGHNEGDEPAFTHPRMYHVIEKRRPLREHYLDHLLRLGEVNRNEADRITTERRAALDQDLSEARSLAYIPIREKPVGIWTGYYGGTDGDGEDVGTEVEQSKLRRLIETLTRLPEGFHPHPKITQWLGRRRDMSGGGRLLDWATAETLAFATLAEDGVRVRLSGQDTARGTFSQRHAVLHDSETGRTYMPLQHLASDQAPVEIYNSPLSEAGVVGFEYGYSLDRPDGLVLWEAQFGDFVNAAQVIIDQFMVSAEEKWRRLSGLVILLPHGFEGQGPEHSSARLERFLELAVNDNLQIVNPTTPAQYFHALRRQALRRWRKPLVVMAPKSLLRHPQAVSPLEDLEQGRFRRILLDRSAAPDRVDRVLLCSGKIYYDLARRRDELKRTDVAIVRIEQLYPLHDDELREVLAWYPPNTPAVWVQEEPANMGAWRYLFARFGERLFDTWPFSAVCRPASASPATGWGSLHRIEQTKLLEAAFDVH; this is encoded by the coding sequence ATGAATCAGCAACCACCGCTATTCAATCCTGCCAACTGCGCCTTCGTCGAAGAATTGTATGATGCATTCCTGCGGGATGCTTCATCGGTCTCGACGACATGGAGAGGCTACTTCGAGAACCTGGGGCGTGAAGGCAACGCTCCGGATATCGATCGCGCCCCTTCCATAGAGGGCATCGGCTCGCTCTCGTCGGATACTCTCGTCGAACAACAGGATCGCGTCACCCAGCTCGTGCATGCGTACTTGGTTCGAGGCTACACTGCCGCCAAAATCGATCCGTTGGAGCAACCTCGTCCGGTGCACCCTGAGTTGACGCCGGAGTTGTATGGGTTCACGGAGGCGGACCTTGACCGGCACTTCTCGACTCATGGGGTCGTCGAAACGGGCACCCTTACGCTGCGTGAAATCCTGGAACGCTTGCGGGCGACCTACTGCGGTTCGATCGGCGTACAATTCATGCATATCGACGACGGGGAGCGGCGGACATGGCTGCGTCAACGCATGGAACGGACACTGAACCGCGTCCACCTCAAACGAGACGAGCAGATCCGCATTCTCAAGCGGTTGACCGACGCCGTCATCTTCGAAGAATTCATCCAGCAAAAATATCCCGGCGCCAAGAGTTTCTCGCTCGAAGGGGCGGAGGGCGTAATTCCGTTGCTGGACCTCGCGATTGAAACAGCCGGCGAGCATGGCGTGGAAGAAATCGTACTGGCCATGGCACACCGGGGACGATTGAACGTCCTGGCGAATATCGTCGGGAAACGGCCGCGGGAGATCTTCCATGAATTCGAAGATGCGACCGACCCTCTCCCGGAAGGGCGCGGCGACGTAAAGTACCATCTTGGCCACAGCACGGATTGGACCACGGCATCCGGACGGACGGTGCACCTGTCCCTCTGCTTCAACCCAAGCCATTTGGAATTCGTGAATCCCGTCGCGCTGGGACGCGTGCGCGCGAAGCAAGACCGGGCTGGGGATGCAGCGCGCGAGCGGATCATGGCACTCCTCATCCATGGCGACGCCTCATTCGCGGGCGAGGGGGTCGTGCAGGAATCGCTCAATTTGAGCCGGCTCGAAGGATACAGCACGGGCGGCGCGTTGCATGTGGTCATCAACAACCAGATCGGCTTCACGACATCTCCCGAAGACGCGCGGTCGTCACCCTGCGCGACCGACGTAGCCAAGATGCTCCAGATTCCGATTTTTCACGTCAACGGAGAAGATCCCGAAGCGGTGGCGCAAGTCGTGCGGTTCGCCATGGACTTCCGACGAACATTCCGGAGCGATGTCGTCATCGACATGTATTGTTTCCGGCGGCATGGTCACAACGAGGGAGACGAACCCGCCTTCACTCATCCACGGATGTACCACGTGATCGAGAAGCGCCGGCCGCTCCGCGAGCATTATCTCGACCATCTGTTGCGGCTCGGCGAGGTGAATCGGAATGAGGCGGATCGAATCACGACGGAGCGCAGGGCGGCGCTCGACCAGGATCTGTCGGAAGCGCGCAGCCTGGCCTATATCCCCATCCGGGAAAAACCGGTGGGAATCTGGACCGGTTACTATGGTGGAACCGACGGCGATGGGGAAGACGTCGGAACCGAGGTCGAGCAAAGCAAGCTCAGGAGGCTGATCGAAACGCTGACGCGTCTGCCGGAGGGGTTTCACCCTCACCCGAAGATCACTCAGTGGCTGGGACGCCGACGCGACATGTCCGGTGGCGGACGCCTGCTTGACTGGGCGACGGCCGAGACGCTGGCCTTCGCGACGCTCGCAGAGGACGGGGTGCGGGTACGATTGTCGGGGCAAGACACGGCTCGTGGCACCTTTAGCCAACGGCATGCTGTCTTACACGACTCTGAAACCGGACGGACCTATATGCCGCTTCAACATCTCGCGTCCGACCAGGCGCCGGTCGAGATCTACAACAGCCCGCTGTCCGAAGCTGGGGTGGTCGGTTTCGAATACGGATACAGCCTAGACCGTCCTGACGGACTCGTGCTTTGGGAAGCGCAGTTCGGTGATTTCGTCAATGCCGCACAGGTCATCATCGACCAGTTCATGGTGAGCGCCGAAGAGAAATGGCGCCGGTTGAGCGGGCTTGTGATCCTTCTGCCTCACGGGTTCGAAGGTCAGGGGCCGGAGCATTCGAGCGCCCGACTCGAGCGTTTTCTGGAACTCGCGGTCAACGACAACCTTCAGATCGTGAACCCTACGACACCGGCCCAATACTTTCACGCGCTGAGGCGCCAGGCGCTTCGTCGGTGGCGGAAACCATTGGTGGTCATGGCACCGAAGAGTCTGCTCCGACATCCGCAGGCGGTGTCTCCTTTGGAAGATCTCGAACAAGGCCGTTTCAGACGCATCCTTTTGGACCGGAGCGCTGCGCCGGATCGAGTCGATCGAGTGCTTCTCTGCAGCGGGAAAATTTACTATGACCTTGCCCGGAGACGCGATGAATTGAAGCGTACCGATGTCGCGATCGTGAGAATCGAACAGCTCTATCCGCTGCATGATGACGAACTCCGGGAGGTGTTGGCCTGGTATCCGCCGAACACGCCGGCAGTCTGGGTGCAGGAGGAGCCGGCCAATATGGGAGCGTGGCGATATCTCTTTGCCCGATTCGGCGAACGCTTGTTCGACACGTGGCCGTTCTCCGCAGTGTGTCGTCCGGCGTCCGCCAGCCCAGCGACAGGATGGGGATCCCTTCATCGCATCGAACAAACGAAACTCTTGGAGGCGGCATTCGATGTCCATTGA
- a CDS encoding Polyphosphate glucokinase, whose product MRKPSRTPRDPLKVLVIDVGGTNVKVLGTGQSEPRKIPSGPAMTASKMVAAVKRAVAGWAYDVVSIGYPGPVWDGRPAAEPKNLGGGWVTCDFQRAFGKPVRIINDAAMQALGSYEGGRMLFLGLGTGLGSALMIDGVLAPMELAHLPYSKGRTYEHYVGLQGLKRWGKKRWRRHVADVTQALRRALQVEYVVLGGGNAKKLKDLPEWARLGDNGNAFLGGFRLWEERQPRVVQNSGEQRRNKIRSQGSITPSRRLE is encoded by the coding sequence ATGAGAAAGCCGAGCCGAACCCCACGCGATCCTCTCAAGGTGCTCGTGATCGACGTGGGCGGCACCAACGTGAAGGTACTGGGAACCGGTCAATCCGAACCTCGTAAGATCCCTTCCGGTCCGGCCATGACGGCGAGCAAAATGGTCGCTGCCGTGAAGCGCGCCGTTGCCGGCTGGGCCTATGACGTGGTGTCGATCGGGTATCCTGGGCCGGTATGGGACGGACGCCCCGCGGCCGAGCCCAAGAATCTCGGCGGCGGCTGGGTGACGTGCGATTTTCAGCGGGCCTTCGGCAAACCGGTCCGGATCATCAATGACGCAGCCATGCAGGCCCTCGGCAGTTACGAAGGCGGCAGGATGTTGTTCCTCGGTCTCGGCACCGGGTTGGGCTCGGCCTTGATGATCGACGGGGTGCTCGCGCCCATGGAGCTGGCGCACCTCCCCTATAGCAAAGGCCGAACCTATGAACACTATGTAGGCCTGCAGGGGCTCAAGCGCTGGGGTAAGAAACGGTGGCGGCGCCATGTGGCGGACGTGACGCAAGCCCTTCGCCGCGCCTTGCAAGTGGAGTATGTCGTACTGGGGGGCGGTAACGCGAAAAAACTGAAAGACCTTCCGGAATGGGCGCGGCTCGGCGACAACGGGAACGCCTTTCTCGGCGGCTTCCGCCTGTGGGAAGAGCGGCAGCCACGTGTTGTCCAGAATTCCGGCGAACAACGTCGAAACAAGATTCGGAGCCAGGGCTCGATCACACCATCACGCCGTCTTGAATGA
- a CDS encoding superoxide dismutase, with translation MPPYSELTRRLGFEYNGMVLHGYYFGNMMKGGSCDPSKESAFYKMAEASFGRYDIWKADFVSIGKMRGVGWAICFQDPIRGRLTNHWVTLHEIGNVAGFRPVLVMGVWEHAFLLDYTPAERPKYIDAFFANVDWNKGESRLTADLRKP, from the coding sequence ATGCCGCCTTACTCAGAACTCACCAGGCGCCTCGGGTTCGAATATAACGGCATGGTGTTGCATGGGTATTACTTTGGCAACATGATGAAAGGAGGATCGTGTGATCCGAGCAAGGAGTCTGCTTTCTATAAAATGGCCGAGGCGAGCTTCGGCCGCTATGATATTTGGAAAGCCGACTTTGTCAGTATCGGCAAAATGCGCGGCGTGGGCTGGGCGATCTGCTTCCAGGATCCGATCCGCGGGCGGCTCACCAACCACTGGGTCACGCTGCACGAAATCGGCAATGTGGCGGGATTCCGCCCAGTACTCGTGATGGGCGTATGGGAACATGCATTCCTGCTCGACTATACCCCCGCCGAGCGCCCCAAATACATTGACGCGTTTTTCGCGAACGTGGACTGGAACAAAGGCGAGAGTCGTCTCACAGCCGATCTCAGGAAGCCTTGA
- a CDS encoding dihydrolipoamide succinyltransferase component (E2), protein MSIEFKVPTTIGESITEVQITDWLKSPGDTVRQDEPIVSIETEKVALDLPAPASGVLVKILKKRGETASVGEVIAHLEEAAVPKEPTTPMPSSGSMLRDDRHASEATSVEATPAPTIEPMPDRKEKSGEREESAVPMTLLRRRVAERLVQAQQTAALLTTFNEIDMTAVMSLRQIHQEAFQHRHGVKLGLMSFFVKATIETLKLIPELNAEIRGTDLVYRRYYDIGIAVGSGRGLVVPVLRNAEGLSFAEIETAIADFAKRVQAKQLAIEDLQGGTFTITNGGVYGSLLSTPIVNPPQSGILGLHAIQDRPVARDGQIVIRSMMYVALTYDHRIVDGREAVTFLKHVKEYIEEPARMLLEI, encoded by the coding sequence ATGTCCATTGAATTCAAGGTTCCGACGACGATCGGAGAATCGATCACGGAAGTTCAAATCACCGACTGGCTCAAATCGCCGGGCGACACGGTCCGGCAGGACGAACCAATCGTGTCGATCGAGACCGAGAAGGTCGCTTTGGACCTACCGGCGCCCGCATCCGGCGTGCTCGTCAAGATCCTCAAGAAACGAGGCGAAACCGCCTCGGTCGGCGAGGTGATCGCGCACCTCGAAGAGGCCGCGGTTCCGAAAGAACCGACCACGCCCATGCCATCAAGCGGCTCCATGCTCAGAGACGACCGTCATGCTTCGGAAGCGACGTCGGTCGAAGCGACACCAGCCCCTACGATCGAACCGATGCCGGATCGAAAGGAAAAATCCGGCGAACGGGAAGAAAGCGCCGTGCCGATGACCCTGCTCCGACGGCGAGTGGCCGAGCGGCTCGTCCAGGCTCAACAGACGGCGGCCCTCCTCACCACCTTCAACGAAATCGATATGACAGCGGTGATGAGCCTGAGACAAATCCATCAGGAGGCTTTTCAGCATCGCCATGGGGTAAAGCTCGGCCTGATGTCCTTCTTCGTCAAAGCGACCATCGAAACCCTCAAACTGATTCCGGAGCTCAATGCCGAAATTCGCGGAACCGACCTTGTCTATCGGCGCTACTACGACATCGGAATCGCCGTGGGAAGCGGTCGCGGGTTGGTCGTGCCGGTCTTACGGAACGCCGAGGGTCTGAGCTTCGCGGAAATCGAGACGGCAATCGCCGATTTCGCCAAACGAGTGCAGGCCAAGCAACTGGCGATCGAGGACCTCCAAGGAGGCACCTTTACGATCACGAACGGCGGAGTCTATGGATCGCTGCTCTCGACTCCGATCGTCAACCCCCCTCAGAGCGGCATTCTCGGACTCCATGCGATTCAAGACCGGCCCGTGGCTCGAGACGGTCAGATCGTCATCCGCTCCATGATGTACGTCGCTCTCACCTACGATCATCGTATCGTGGACGGTCGCGAGGCGGTGACTTTCCTGAAGCACGTCAAAGAGTACATCGAGGAGCCGGCTCGGATGCTCCTGGAGATCTGA
- a CDS encoding NADH dehydrogenase, which produces MGVTRIIIIGGGFAGVKCARTLRRKLPPQSCEIVLFSRENNMVFYPLLAEVAGAAINPLTVTVPVRQMLPQVRCRTEEVRQIHLATSEVEYEGHDSRPGRMAFDHAVLACGTAVNLSLVPGMADHAFPLKSVGDAVALRFHVMEQLEKAEVCADPDRRRWYLSFVVVGGGFTGVEAAGEINDLIRASTKFYGNFTARDVTVTLVHSRDQILPEVSPTLREFARTKMEEAGIQMMLNARAALATAEGVELDDGRMIRGATVVCTIGTTAPLLVHRLDVPKDSGRLLTGPDMLVRGLSNLWAIGDCAHIVNAYDNHPSPTTGQFAERQGEQAAENIVRTLQGQPTRPFSYKPLGQLCGIGERNAVAEILGVRLSGFPAWWLWRTVYWLKSPSWSRRVKVAFDWTWELLFPRDLAYPRIDRTERIARAHYRPGDYIFVEGEPALNFYVIERGEVEATRRDPTGQPTLLARFGPGDFFGEISLLDGTVRIGSVRARTAVEVLVMGKEVFSQISGALTPFRNIVAQALRWRRPRLNPRLAQSWAALERAPLSTFMEPVPEHRVSLDDTFDDAVRLFAEHGLAFLCVLDQDGRLQGVITRNELFEAFARGKTAEADTVEFMKVNPVVVTPDDTSLTVGDLMNKHDLDWIPVVESKETCRLIGVIRSEKVLRYLVQCPQTDSRLLPNTSVVEDVGTGGASANE; this is translated from the coding sequence ATGGGGGTCACGAGAATCATCATCATCGGCGGCGGCTTCGCCGGGGTGAAGTGCGCAAGGACCCTGCGCAGAAAACTGCCGCCGCAGTCCTGTGAGATCGTGCTGTTCAGTCGAGAAAACAACATGGTGTTCTATCCGTTGTTGGCGGAGGTGGCCGGCGCGGCGATCAACCCCCTGACGGTGACCGTGCCGGTGCGGCAGATGTTGCCTCAAGTACGGTGCCGGACGGAGGAAGTCCGACAGATCCACCTCGCAACCTCCGAAGTGGAGTACGAAGGGCACGATAGCCGGCCGGGGCGTATGGCATTCGACCATGCCGTATTGGCTTGCGGCACGGCGGTCAATCTCAGCCTGGTCCCCGGCATGGCCGACCATGCGTTTCCGTTGAAATCGGTCGGCGACGCCGTCGCGTTGAGGTTCCACGTGATGGAGCAACTGGAAAAGGCGGAGGTGTGCGCCGATCCGGACCGGCGCCGATGGTATCTGTCGTTCGTGGTGGTGGGCGGCGGTTTTACCGGCGTCGAGGCGGCCGGCGAGATCAATGATCTGATCCGAGCCAGCACGAAGTTCTACGGCAACTTCACCGCCCGTGACGTGACCGTGACGTTGGTCCATAGCCGCGATCAGATTCTTCCGGAAGTGAGCCCCACCTTGCGGGAGTTTGCCCGAACAAAAATGGAGGAAGCCGGCATTCAGATGATGCTCAACGCGCGCGCGGCGCTGGCCACTGCCGAAGGAGTTGAACTGGACGATGGGCGAATGATCCGCGGCGCCACCGTCGTATGCACGATCGGCACCACGGCGCCGCTTCTGGTGCACCGGCTTGATGTGCCCAAAGACAGCGGCCGATTGCTCACCGGTCCGGATATGCTGGTACGCGGCCTGTCGAACCTCTGGGCGATCGGCGACTGCGCCCATATCGTCAACGCCTACGACAACCATCCGTCGCCGACGACCGGCCAGTTTGCCGAACGACAGGGCGAGCAAGCCGCCGAGAACATCGTTCGGACGCTGCAGGGACAACCGACCAGGCCCTTTTCCTACAAGCCGCTGGGTCAACTCTGCGGCATCGGCGAGCGAAATGCCGTGGCTGAAATTTTGGGTGTGCGTCTGTCCGGTTTTCCGGCTTGGTGGCTCTGGAGGACCGTCTATTGGTTGAAATCGCCCTCCTGGTCCCGTCGAGTCAAAGTCGCGTTCGATTGGACCTGGGAACTGTTGTTTCCCCGTGATCTGGCCTATCCCAGGATCGATCGAACCGAACGGATCGCGCGGGCGCATTATCGCCCCGGCGATTACATCTTCGTCGAGGGCGAGCCGGCGTTGAATTTTTACGTGATCGAACGGGGCGAGGTCGAGGCGACACGGCGTGACCCGACGGGACAACCCACCCTCCTGGCACGGTTCGGGCCGGGGGATTTTTTCGGCGAGATCTCCCTCCTCGACGGCACCGTGCGCATCGGGAGCGTCCGCGCCCGCACGGCGGTTGAAGTGCTGGTGATGGGGAAAGAAGTCTTCTCGCAAATTTCCGGAGCACTCACTCCCTTTCGTAATATCGTGGCCCAGGCCCTGCGGTGGCGGCGCCCTCGGTTGAATCCGCGGTTGGCTCAATCATGGGCCGCCCTCGAACGAGCGCCCCTGTCCACCTTCATGGAGCCGGTTCCCGAGCACCGCGTTTCTCTTGACGATACGTTTGACGATGCCGTCCGCTTGTTTGCTGAGCACGGCCTCGCATTCCTGTGTGTGCTTGATCAGGACGGACGCTTGCAGGGCGTCATCACACGAAACGAGTTATTCGAAGCCTTTGCGCGAGGGAAGACCGCGGAGGCGGACACCGTGGAGTTCATGAAGGTGAATCCCGTCGTGGTTACACCGGATGACACCAGCCTGACGGTCGGTGACCTGATGAACAAGCACGACCTCGACTGGATACCGGTGGTGGAAAGCAAAGAGACCTGCCGCTTGATCGGGGTGATACGGTCCGAGAAGGTGCTCCGCTATCTTGTGCAATGCCCTCAGACTGATTCCCGGCTATTGCCGAACACTTCTGTCGTTGAAGACGTTGGGACGGGCGGTGCCTCAGCGAATGAGTGA